A single window of Treponema denticola ATCC 35405 DNA harbors:
- a CDS encoding methyltransferase family protein, translating to MKKENQEHLPVMGVGPVCIAIMIAFTAAGIALVKFNMLTSGDVGGGVITVLFVIAGILCIAGGIILWYAAVFSAKIDITIKSNRLETGGVYAIVRNPIYSAFLFICIGALLFCRNWYVLILPPLFWVYLTVFMKLTEERWLSERFGEEYKAYSKRVNRFIPWRKIHN from the coding sequence ATGAAAAAAGAAAACCAAGAACATCTTCCTGTTATGGGTGTCGGACCGGTGTGTATTGCAATTATGATTGCGTTCACCGCTGCAGGGATTGCGCTTGTCAAATTCAATATGCTTACAAGCGGCGATGTTGGCGGCGGGGTCATTACGGTTCTTTTTGTAATTGCCGGAATCTTGTGTATTGCAGGCGGTATTATCTTGTGGTACGCTGCGGTATTCAGTGCCAAGATCGACATCACGATAAAATCGAACCGGCTTGAAACCGGCGGCGTGTATGCCATCGTGCGTAATCCCATTTATTCCGCTTTTTTGTTTATCTGTATCGGCGCTCTGCTATTCTGCCGGAATTGGTATGTATTGATTTTGCCGCCGCTCTTTTGGGTATACCTTACCGTGTTTATGAAGCTCACGGAAGAAAGATGGCTTTCAGAACGTTTCGGCGAGGAATATAAAGCTTATAGTAAACGGGTCAACCGCTTTATTCCGTGGAGAAAAATACATAACTAA
- a CDS encoding pyridoxamine 5'-phosphate oxidase family protein, with amino-acid sequence MRRVDRAVTDNRQIQSIIEKAKVVHIGMIDNDRPYVVPMQYGFIFNEGKLTLYVHCAKKGRKLDIINKNSHVFIELETEAVIISGGEIPCEYGSEYASVMGDGTAVFVEDVKEKILGLQLLMKTQTGRDFEITEQMTKQVTVLRIDVPCVTAKSRAKV; translated from the coding sequence ATGAGAAGAGTAGACAGGGCAGTAACGGATAATCGGCAAATACAATCAATTATCGAAAAAGCAAAGGTTGTACATATCGGTATGATCGATAATGACCGGCCGTATGTAGTGCCGATGCAGTACGGTTTTATATTTAACGAAGGCAAATTGACTTTATATGTGCACTGCGCAAAAAAAGGGCGGAAGCTGGATATTATCAACAAGAATTCGCATGTTTTTATCGAGCTTGAAACGGAAGCTGTGATTATTTCCGGAGGAGAAATTCCGTGTGAGTACGGATCGGAATATGCAAGCGTTATGGGAGACGGTACAGCTGTTTTTGTTGAAGATGTAAAAGAAAAGATTTTAGGCTTGCAGCTGTTGATGAAAACACAGACAGGCAGAGATTTTGAAATAACCGAACAGATGACAAAACAGGTTACTGTTTTACGTATCGATGTTCCATGTGTAACAGCAAAAAGCAGAGCTAAGGTTTAA
- a CDS encoding GNAT family N-acetyltransferase, whose translation MDLNFRLSKDAEHIALMSKDVQELHYRLYPEYFKPFSYDEILNFFKKQLQEENWFCYIVSCDGKDAGYALFYIRDYQENPFRKAYRGIHIDQIGIAPEYRQKGIGKAFIKEIEKIAVKEKASQIELTHWELNEDAKCFYESLGFDTYIRFVVKKI comes from the coding sequence ATGGATTTAAATTTTAGGTTATCAAAAGATGCAGAGCATATCGCATTAATGAGTAAAGATGTGCAAGAGCTTCATTATAGATTGTATCCTGAGTATTTTAAACCTTTTTCATATGATGAAATATTAAACTTTTTTAAAAAGCAATTACAAGAAGAAAATTGGTTTTGCTATATTGTCTCTTGTGACGGAAAAGATGCCGGTTATGCTTTATTTTATATTCGGGATTATCAAGAAAATCCTTTTAGAAAAGCCTATAGAGGAATACATATCGATCAAATCGGTATAGCTCCTGAATACAGGCAAAAGGGAATCGGCAAGGCCTTTATAAAAGAAATTGAAAAAATTGCCGTTAAAGAAAAAGCCTCACAAATCGAGTTGACTCATTGGGAGCTGAACGAAGATGCAAAGTGTTTCTATGAGAGTCTTGGTTTTGATACATATATCAGATTTGTTGTTAAAAAAATATAA
- the rpoB gene encoding DNA-directed RNA polymerase subunit beta, translating to MFARGQKIDRRYYGKDVPNFMELPNLIDIQIQSYNKFLNKEKKTDETEIEGLESVFHTTFPIESTNEDMALQYLSYSLDYDSIKFSEIECKQKGLTYSVPLKAEIDLFFKETKEIRRKNIYMGDIPLMTERGTFIINGAERVVVSQIHRSPGVIFSHEKGVYSSRIIPYRGTWLEFEIDQKKELIYAKLDSKKRILGTIFLRALGYDTREKIIDLFYKTKTAKISPDRTEYEELIGQVLARDVYVKGEDGEKRKMHQAGEKIHPHNIDDLIQNDVKKITIIDFKGKDSLDSQIIINCFEREEIKYTPDPAVNDEPTVEDALNAVYSVIRPGDPITYENAKEDLHNMFFTARRYDIGKVGRYKLNKKFDYSDDVKGTTLIEEDIFKTMKFLIKVYIGEESIDDIDHLGNRRIRSVGEIMTDVLKKAFSRMERIARDRMSSKEMDTIKPKDLISIKPIVAAIKEFFGASQLSQFMDQVNPLAELTHKRRLNALGPGGLSRDRAGFEVREVHYTHYGRMCPIETPEGPNIGLIVSMANYARVNEYGFLEAPYVKVVNGVATREIEYLSAMDEDKYFIGQVSSAIGKDGKINTDQVSCRKLGDYTSISPKDIQYMDVSPKQIISVSASLIPFLEHDDANRALMGSNMQRQAVPLVFPEPPRVGTGMEKKCAYDSGVLVKAKRSGKVEFVSSDTIIIAPEKGKNKEDKDEYTLLKYQRTNQETCYHQRPIVNVGDTVKAGQPIADGPATYNGELALGRNILVGFVPWNGYNYEDAILISRRVVKEDMFTSIHIKELSTDVRETKLGAEKMTCDIPNKSEKSLDDLDSEGIIRIGSKVKPGDILVGKVTPKSESDTTPEFKLLNSIFGEKAKEVRDTSLRVPHGTEGTVIDVQRLKRDQGDDLSPGVDEVVKVLIATKRKLREGDKMAGRHGNKGLVARILPEEDMPYMEDGTPLDICLNPLGVPSRMNIGQILESELGLAGLKLNEWYESPVFESPSMEQIEAKLKEAGYPTSSKVKLRDGLTGRLFENEVFVGVIYFLKLAHLVDDKMHARSTGPYSLVTQQPLGGKAQFGGQRLGEMEVWALEAYGAANTLQELITIKSDDMHGRSKIYESIVKGEPSSSAGIPESFNVLVQELRGLALDFTIYDAKGQQIPLTERDEELIKREKTSTNF from the coding sequence ATGTTTGCAAGAGGTCAAAAAATAGATCGAAGGTATTACGGTAAGGATGTTCCGAATTTTATGGAGCTTCCTAATCTCATCGATATTCAGATTCAATCTTACAATAAATTTTTAAACAAAGAAAAAAAGACAGATGAGACCGAGATTGAGGGCTTAGAATCGGTATTCCATACAACTTTTCCTATCGAAAGTACAAATGAAGACATGGCTTTGCAATATCTATCCTATTCTCTCGATTATGATAGTATTAAATTTTCTGAAATTGAATGCAAACAAAAGGGACTTACTTATTCCGTCCCTTTAAAAGCCGAAATAGACTTATTTTTTAAAGAAACTAAGGAAATTCGCCGCAAAAACATCTACATGGGCGATATTCCTCTGATGACGGAAAGAGGAACCTTTATTATAAACGGAGCGGAAAGGGTTGTAGTTTCTCAGATTCACCGTTCGCCTGGTGTTATCTTTTCGCATGAAAAGGGTGTTTACTCAAGCCGCATTATTCCATACCGAGGAACATGGCTTGAATTCGAAATAGATCAGAAAAAAGAGCTTATCTACGCAAAGCTTGACAGTAAAAAGCGAATTTTAGGTACGATATTTTTACGTGCTCTCGGATATGACACAAGAGAAAAAATTATCGACCTTTTCTATAAAACAAAGACAGCCAAAATATCTCCGGATAGGACAGAGTATGAAGAATTAATAGGTCAGGTACTGGCCAGAGATGTCTATGTAAAGGGTGAAGACGGCGAAAAACGTAAAATGCATCAAGCCGGTGAAAAAATTCATCCCCACAACATCGACGATTTAATTCAAAATGACGTTAAAAAGATAACGATAATCGACTTTAAGGGAAAAGACTCTTTGGATTCTCAGATTATCATCAATTGTTTTGAAAGAGAAGAAATCAAGTACACTCCCGATCCGGCCGTAAACGATGAGCCCACTGTTGAAGATGCCCTAAACGCAGTCTACAGCGTTATCCGTCCGGGAGATCCTATTACCTACGAAAATGCAAAAGAAGACCTGCACAATATGTTTTTCACTGCAAGAAGGTACGATATAGGTAAGGTCGGCCGATACAAATTAAACAAAAAATTCGACTATTCCGATGACGTGAAAGGTACAACCTTAATTGAAGAAGATATATTTAAGACAATGAAATTTTTGATCAAGGTTTACATAGGTGAAGAAAGCATTGACGATATCGACCACTTAGGAAACAGGCGAATTAGGTCAGTCGGCGAAATTATGACCGATGTTCTAAAAAAAGCCTTTTCCAGAATGGAACGTATTGCCCGTGACAGGATGAGTTCTAAGGAAATGGATACCATCAAGCCTAAGGACTTAATTTCCATTAAGCCCATCGTTGCGGCTATTAAGGAATTCTTCGGAGCAAGCCAGTTGTCCCAGTTCATGGATCAGGTAAACCCCTTGGCCGAGCTTACTCATAAGCGCCGTCTTAATGCATTAGGTCCAGGCGGTCTTTCGCGCGACAGGGCAGGCTTCGAGGTACGAGAAGTTCACTATACCCATTATGGAAGAATGTGTCCTATCGAGACCCCTGAAGGTCCGAACATCGGTCTTATAGTTTCTATGGCAAACTATGCCCGTGTAAACGAATACGGCTTTTTGGAAGCTCCCTATGTAAAGGTTGTAAACGGGGTTGCTACCCGCGAAATCGAGTACCTGTCTGCAATGGATGAAGACAAATATTTTATCGGACAGGTTTCTTCCGCTATCGGAAAGGACGGAAAGATCAATACGGATCAAGTTTCGTGCCGAAAACTTGGAGACTATACTTCAATAAGCCCGAAAGATATCCAGTACATGGATGTTTCGCCTAAACAGATTATATCCGTTTCGGCTTCTCTAATTCCCTTCCTTGAGCATGACGACGCTAACCGTGCCCTCATGGGCTCTAACATGCAGCGTCAGGCTGTTCCTTTAGTTTTCCCCGAACCTCCGCGAGTCGGAACCGGTATGGAAAAAAAGTGCGCCTATGATTCGGGCGTTTTGGTTAAGGCAAAAAGATCGGGAAAGGTTGAGTTTGTTTCTTCCGATACGATTATCATAGCCCCCGAAAAGGGAAAAAATAAAGAAGATAAGGACGAGTACACTCTCTTAAAATATCAAAGGACGAACCAAGAAACCTGTTACCATCAGCGCCCCATCGTCAATGTAGGCGATACGGTTAAGGCAGGCCAGCCCATAGCTGACGGTCCTGCAACCTATAACGGAGAATTGGCCCTAGGCCGAAATATCCTCGTAGGATTCGTTCCTTGGAACGGTTATAACTATGAAGACGCTATCTTAATTTCACGCAGAGTTGTAAAAGAAGATATGTTCACTTCTATTCATATAAAAGAGCTTTCAACCGATGTTCGGGAAACAAAACTGGGTGCCGAAAAGATGACCTGCGATATTCCGAATAAGTCCGAAAAGAGCTTGGATGACCTTGACAGCGAAGGTATTATCCGCATAGGCTCTAAGGTAAAGCCCGGAGATATCCTTGTCGGAAAGGTTACTCCTAAGAGCGAAAGCGATACAACCCCCGAATTTAAGCTCCTTAATTCTATCTTCGGTGAAAAGGCTAAGGAAGTTCGGGATACCTCCCTGCGTGTTCCCCACGGAACCGAGGGAACGGTTATCGATGTTCAGCGCTTAAAGAGGGATCAGGGAGATGACTTGAGCCCCGGTGTAGATGAAGTTGTAAAGGTCTTAATCGCTACAAAACGAAAACTCCGCGAGGGGGACAAGATGGCAGGCCGCCACGGAAACAAGGGTCTTGTAGCCAGAATCCTCCCCGAAGAAGATATGCCCTACATGGAAGACGGAACACCTCTTGATATTTGTCTAAACCCGCTCGGTGTTCCTTCACGAATGAATATCGGCCAGATTTTGGAATCGGAGCTGGGCCTTGCAGGATTAAAATTGAATGAGTGGTACGAGTCTCCGGTTTTTGAGTCTCCCAGTATGGAACAGATTGAAGCGAAGCTTAAAGAAGCAGGTTATCCTACCAGCTCTAAGGTAAAACTCCGAGACGGCTTAACCGGCCGCCTCTTTGAAAACGAGGTATTTGTCGGGGTTATCTACTTCTTAAAGCTGGCTCACTTGGTAGACGACAAGATGCACGCCCGATCAACAGGCCCCTATTCTCTTGTTACCCAGCAGCCCTTGGGCGGTAAGGCTCAATTCGGCGGTCAGCGTTTGGGAGAAATGGAAGTTTGGGCCCTTGAAGCTTACGGTGCAGCCAACACCTTGCAGGAGCTTATTACAATCAAGTCCGACGATATGCACGGACGATCTAAAATATATGAATCCATCGTTAAGGGCGAGCCTTCAAGCTCTGCCGGTATCCCCGAATCCTTTAACGTATTGGTACAGGAATTAAGAGGTTTAGCTCTAGACTTTACAATCTATGATGCAAAGGGTCAGCAGATTCCTTTAACCGAAAGGGATGAAGAGCTAATTAAACGCGAAAAAACAAGTACTAACTTTTAA
- a CDS encoding DUF3841 domain-containing protein: protein MKHKKNPYTKNGKTLLFTCQDKRSLDILEKTGLFLNKRIYIEEHLAGISSLMLKCYDWFIKESSKRIKKPDYADYHIWCSVSAKSCMRPEEGNVAYILEVPNEEILYFSGFKWDYVLNLHYVPENEADLAAYEEDIKQKGFKNSYEFINGRYARMFPDEEKRVRDSWLRVFDIDDWNIFDVQANIWHIKKEWVKQVIRPGERIPEHFVLD from the coding sequence ATGAAGCATAAAAAAAATCCTTATACCAAAAACGGAAAAACGTTATTGTTTACTTGCCAAGATAAAAGGTCGCTGGATATTCTGGAAAAAACGGGGCTTTTTCTTAATAAAAGAATATACATAGAAGAACACCTTGCAGGTATCTCATCTCTTATGCTTAAATGTTATGACTGGTTCATAAAAGAATCGTCCAAGCGCATAAAAAAGCCCGATTATGCCGATTATCATATCTGGTGCTCTGTGAGTGCAAAAAGTTGTATGCGCCCGGAAGAAGGCAATGTTGCCTACATTTTGGAGGTCCCCAACGAAGAAATCTTGTACTTCAGCGGGTTTAAATGGGACTACGTGTTAAATCTGCACTATGTTCCTGAAAACGAAGCAGATCTTGCCGCCTACGAAGAAGACATAAAGCAAAAGGGGTTTAAAAATTCCTATGAGTTCATTAATGGAAGATATGCACGGATGTTCCCCGATGAAGAAAAACGGGTGCGGGACAGCTGGCTCAGAGTTTTTGATATAGACGATTGGAATATCTTTGATGTGCAGGCAAATATCTGGCATATAAAAAAAGAATGGGTCAAACAGGTTATCAGGCCGGGTGAAAGAATCCCCGAACATTTCGTCTTGGATTAA
- a CDS encoding head GIN domain-containing protein, giving the protein MNKVKVIGVVKASVITALLCICISCQSFSDSGEVIKGNGKIETKSFPQNNFNALSISGGWIADIRYSETFSIQIETDENIFPDLDISVAGTTLNIGFKSGYSISPTQCKVSITMPALIKLQTVGSLTAVISSFNMPKDSMSIDISGSGNITARDITVNTLKVDVSGSADFSATGKAKNIIADISGSGDIKTTDFETEKADISISGSGSAKVWVTRHLKADIGASGSIRYKGNPVIETKSSGSGRISSL; this is encoded by the coding sequence ATGAATAAAGTCAAAGTAATCGGTGTTGTAAAAGCTTCCGTAATAACGGCTCTTTTGTGTATTTGTATAAGCTGCCAATCTTTTTCCGATTCTGGCGAAGTGATCAAAGGAAACGGAAAGATAGAAACTAAATCATTCCCTCAAAACAATTTTAATGCTCTTTCTATCTCTGGCGGTTGGATTGCCGACATAAGGTATAGCGAAACCTTTTCCATTCAAATTGAAACGGATGAAAATATTTTCCCCGATTTGGATATATCAGTTGCCGGCACCACCCTTAACATCGGTTTTAAATCGGGGTACAGCATATCACCGACTCAGTGTAAAGTTTCTATCACAATGCCTGCTTTAATAAAGTTGCAGACAGTCGGTTCACTTACAGCTGTCATTTCATCATTCAATATGCCTAAAGATTCAATGTCGATAGATATCTCAGGCAGCGGTAATATTACCGCACGCGATATTACGGTAAACACTCTAAAGGTGGACGTATCAGGCTCAGCCGATTTTTCCGCGACAGGGAAGGCCAAAAATATAATAGCGGATATCTCCGGTTCAGGGGATATAAAAACAACGGATTTTGAAACTGAAAAGGCTGATATTTCAATTTCAGGTTCCGGTTCTGCAAAAGTATGGGTTACACGGCATTTAAAAGCCGATATAGGTGCCTCCGGTTCCATCCGTTATAAGGGTAATCCTGTTATTGAGACTAAAAGTTCAGGCAGCGGCCGCATATCTTCTCTTTAA
- the rpoC gene encoding DNA-directed RNA polymerase subunit beta': protein MRDIQDFDSLMIRLASPDTIRAWSYGEVKKPETINYRTLRPERDGLFCERIFGTTKEWECFCGKFKSIRYKGVICDRCGVEVTHFKVRRERMGHIELAAPVSHIWYYRSVPSRMGLLLNLQVAALRSVLYYEKYIVIDANDTDLEPMQLLTEDEYRDAHERYGAAFTAGMGAGAIKTLLQNINLDELAAQLRAKMIEKGAKSDQRLLRRIEIVENFRASGNKPEWMILDVIPVIPPDLRPMVQLDGGRFATSDLNDLYRRVIHRNSRLSKLMELKAPDIIIRNEKRMLQEAVDALFDNSKRKKAIKGASNRPLKSISDLLKGKQGRFRQNLLGKRVDYSGRSVIVVGPELKLWQCGLPTKMALELFKPFIMKKLVQKEVVSNIKKAKLLVEQEAAEVFAVLDEVVSEHPVLLNRAPTLHRLGIQAFEPVLVEGKAIRLHPLVCKAFNADFDGDQMAIHVPLTQAAQMECWTLMLSARNLLDPANGKTIVFPTQDMVLGLYYLTKERALPEGKKERLYSSVPEVLMAAECHAVGWQEPVLIDYETEPGKIETVRTTPGRILFNEEMPEGVPFTNYALNDKKIRKLIENVFKDKGPWLAVQLLDKLKAVGYKYATYFGATLSMEDMIIPPEKAGMLEKANKEVLEIYNQYKGGHITQEERYNRVVDVWQKTNSNLKEILMKRLQEDKGGFNTIHMMETSGARGSKDQINQLAGMRGLMSKPTGDIIELPIRSNFKEGLNVMEFFISTNGARKGLTDTALKTSDAGYLTRRLVDIAQNVVVNEEDCGTINGIEYAAIKRGDEIRESLSERIAGKYTLERVIHPITGELLIDVNEYITDETAKKIEEAGVETVKLRTVLTCESKHGVCVKCYGRDLARNRIVRIGEAVGIIAAQSIGQPGTQLTMRTFHEGGTASKNVEENRIVFNDYSIIVRGIKGSYVTLKNGHFLFTRKGEFTFSRVLNEYALKKGETALVSTGTRVVKGNPLYTLKNGKEVLSENIAIAEVRDNIIYLTGQEQTIEIRNGSEVVVKENDVIKAGETVGTFDPFADPILAEYDGFVRFEDILPGTTLKEEADEETGVVEKRISDAHFDKMQPRIFISDESGNTVGEDSYFLPGGAQLLVEEGQEIKAGAILAKIAKESVKTKDITGGLPRVSELLEARRPKSPAVLAAIAGVVTIKKGLLKGKRTIMVRDEYGHDVKHLVPIGKRMLVRDGDTVKAGEPLCDGSFDPHDILNILGENALQNYLMKEIKEVYDAQGVTINDKHVGIIVRQMLRKVKIVSVGDTKFIFDQQIDKYRFHEENKRVKEEGGQPAVARPMFQGITKAALNIDSFISAASFQETTKVLTNAAIAGSSDELRGLKENVIIGHLIPAGTGMKQYRDIKLFDKNKSDLDIQMNEILERRRLEAEAAQALEEKELIEEENFLDDL, encoded by the coding sequence ATGAGAGATATACAGGATTTTGACAGCTTGATGATAAGGCTTGCTTCACCCGACACTATAAGGGCTTGGTCCTATGGGGAAGTCAAAAAGCCTGAAACAATCAATTACCGAACCTTGCGTCCGGAGAGGGACGGTTTGTTTTGCGAAAGAATATTCGGAACCACAAAGGAATGGGAGTGTTTTTGCGGAAAGTTTAAATCAATCCGTTATAAGGGCGTTATCTGCGACCGCTGCGGTGTTGAGGTTACTCACTTTAAGGTCCGCCGTGAACGCATGGGACATATAGAACTTGCAGCCCCCGTTTCTCATATTTGGTATTACCGCTCGGTACCTAGCCGAATGGGACTTTTACTCAACCTACAGGTTGCAGCTCTGAGGTCTGTTTTGTACTATGAAAAATACATCGTTATAGATGCAAACGATACCGACTTGGAGCCCATGCAGCTTTTAACCGAAGATGAATACAGGGATGCTCACGAACGCTATGGAGCTGCCTTTACCGCAGGAATGGGAGCAGGGGCTATTAAAACCCTTCTTCAAAATATAAACTTGGATGAGCTTGCAGCCCAGCTTCGTGCTAAAATGATTGAAAAAGGTGCAAAAAGCGATCAACGCCTTTTGCGCAGAATCGAAATAGTCGAAAATTTTAGAGCATCGGGCAACAAACCCGAGTGGATGATTCTTGATGTTATTCCGGTTATTCCTCCGGATTTACGCCCAATGGTTCAGCTTGACGGAGGCCGCTTTGCAACCTCCGACCTCAACGACTTGTATCGAAGGGTTATTCACAGAAACAGCCGTTTGAGTAAGCTCATGGAATTAAAGGCTCCCGATATTATTATCAGAAACGAAAAGAGAATGCTCCAAGAAGCAGTCGATGCCTTGTTCGATAACTCAAAGCGCAAAAAGGCTATTAAAGGAGCTTCAAACAGACCTCTAAAATCGATTTCCGATCTTTTAAAAGGAAAGCAGGGAAGATTCCGCCAAAACCTATTAGGTAAGCGAGTCGACTATTCAGGCCGATCCGTTATCGTTGTAGGCCCCGAACTCAAGCTTTGGCAGTGCGGTCTGCCCACTAAGATGGCCTTGGAGCTGTTTAAGCCTTTTATAATGAAAAAACTTGTTCAAAAGGAAGTTGTTTCCAATATTAAAAAGGCAAAACTCCTCGTAGAGCAGGAAGCTGCCGAAGTTTTTGCAGTCCTTGACGAGGTCGTAAGCGAACATCCGGTTCTTTTAAACCGTGCTCCGACCCTCCACAGGCTTGGTATTCAGGCCTTTGAACCCGTTTTGGTAGAAGGAAAGGCTATCCGCCTCCATCCTCTTGTATGTAAGGCCTTTAACGCCGACTTTGACGGCGACCAGATGGCTATCCACGTTCCGCTCACTCAGGCGGCTCAAATGGAATGCTGGACTTTGATGCTTTCAGCCCGAAACCTTCTAGACCCTGCAAACGGAAAAACAATAGTTTTCCCGACACAGGACATGGTTCTGGGTCTTTACTATCTTACAAAGGAAAGAGCTCTGCCTGAGGGTAAAAAAGAGCGCCTTTATTCTTCCGTTCCGGAAGTTTTGATGGCCGCAGAATGTCATGCCGTAGGCTGGCAGGAACCCGTTTTAATCGACTATGAAACGGAACCCGGTAAGATTGAAACCGTAAGAACTACACCGGGAAGAATTCTGTTTAACGAGGAAATGCCCGAAGGCGTTCCCTTTACAAATTATGCTTTAAACGATAAAAAAATACGAAAACTGATAGAGAATGTCTTTAAGGATAAGGGCCCGTGGCTGGCTGTTCAGCTTTTGGACAAGCTCAAGGCTGTCGGCTATAAGTACGCTACATATTTCGGTGCAACTTTGAGTATGGAGGACATGATTATTCCTCCTGAAAAGGCCGGAATGCTTGAAAAGGCCAACAAAGAGGTTTTGGAAATCTATAATCAGTATAAGGGCGGCCACATTACCCAAGAAGAACGCTATAACCGTGTTGTTGACGTTTGGCAGAAGACAAACTCCAATCTTAAAGAAATTCTTATGAAACGTCTGCAAGAAGACAAGGGCGGATTTAACACGATTCACATGATGGAAACTTCGGGTGCTCGAGGTTCTAAGGATCAGATAAATCAGCTTGCGGGAATGCGAGGTCTTATGTCCAAGCCTACGGGAGACATCATCGAACTTCCGATTAGATCGAACTTTAAAGAAGGCTTAAACGTTATGGAATTCTTTATTTCGACTAACGGTGCCCGAAAAGGTTTGACCGATACGGCTCTTAAAACCTCTGACGCAGGTTACCTGACCCGCCGTCTTGTTGATATTGCCCAAAACGTAGTTGTAAACGAAGAAGACTGCGGCACCATCAACGGTATAGAATATGCCGCAATTAAACGCGGAGACGAAATCCGTGAGTCCTTGAGCGAACGTATTGCCGGAAAATACACTCTGGAAAGGGTTATTCACCCAATTACGGGAGAGCTTCTAATCGATGTAAACGAGTATATTACCGATGAGACAGCTAAGAAGATAGAAGAAGCCGGTGTTGAAACCGTTAAGCTCCGCACCGTTTTAACCTGCGAATCCAAGCACGGTGTTTGCGTAAAATGTTACGGACGGGATCTTGCCCGAAACAGAATTGTCCGAATAGGGGAGGCTGTAGGTATTATCGCAGCCCAGTCCATCGGTCAGCCCGGTACACAGCTTACGATGCGTACCTTCCATGAGGGCGGTACGGCTTCTAAAAACGTTGAAGAGAACAGGATCGTATTTAACGATTATTCTATCATCGTTCGGGGTATAAAGGGTTCTTATGTAACGCTTAAAAACGGACACTTCCTCTTTACAAGAAAAGGCGAGTTTACCTTCAGCAGGGTATTGAATGAGTATGCTCTTAAAAAAGGTGAAACAGCCCTTGTAAGTACAGGTACAAGGGTAGTAAAGGGAAATCCTCTTTATACATTAAAGAACGGAAAGGAAGTTCTTTCGGAAAATATAGCCATTGCCGAGGTCAGAGATAATATTATCTATTTGACAGGTCAAGAGCAGACAATAGAGATAAGAAACGGTTCCGAGGTTGTAGTAAAAGAAAATGATGTTATAAAGGCCGGAGAAACGGTAGGTACTTTCGACCCCTTTGCCGATCCCATTTTGGCAGAATATGACGGCTTTGTCCGATTTGAAGATATTCTTCCCGGTACAACCTTAAAAGAAGAAGCCGATGAGGAAACGGGTGTTGTCGAAAAGCGAATAAGTGATGCTCACTTCGATAAGATGCAGCCCCGCATCTTTATCTCAGATGAATCGGGTAACACCGTAGGTGAGGACTCTTACTTCCTACCCGGAGGTGCGCAGCTCTTGGTTGAAGAAGGTCAGGAAATTAAGGCCGGTGCAATCCTTGCAAAGATAGCAAAAGAGTCGGTAAAGACAAAGGATATTACCGGAGGTCTTCCGCGAGTTTCGGAGCTCCTTGAAGCCCGCAGACCAAAGTCTCCTGCTGTTCTTGCCGCTATTGCCGGTGTTGTTACCATAAAGAAAGGCTTACTTAAGGGCAAGAGAACTATTATGGTTCGAGACGAATACGGTCATGATGTAAAGCACTTGGTTCCTATAGGAAAGAGAATGCTTGTCCGTGACGGAGATACGGTAAAGGCCGGAGAGCCCTTGTGTGACGGCAGCTTTGATCCGCACGATATTTTAAATATCCTCGGTGAAAATGCCCTTCAAAACTATTTGATGAAGGAAATCAAGGAAGTTTACGATGCTCAGGGTGTTACCATCAACGATAAACATGTAGGTATAATCGTCCGCCAGATGCTCCGAAAGGTAAAGATTGTTTCGGTTGGAGATACCAAGTTTATCTTTGACCAGCAGATAGATAAATACCGCTTCCATGAGGAAAATAAGAGGGTTAAGGAAGAAGGCGGTCAGCCTGCAGTTGCCCGTCCTATGTTCCAAGGAATTACAAAGGCAGCCTTAAACATCGATTCCTTTATTTCGGCCGCTTCTTTCCAAGAAACCACGAAGGTTCTTACAAATGCCGCTATTGCAGGTTCTTCGGATGAGCTTCGCGGTCTAAAGGAAAACGTAATTATCGGTCATCTTATTCCTGCTGGAACAGGTATGAAGCAGTACCGAGATATTAAACTTTTCGATAAAAATAAGAGTGACTTGGATATTCAGATGAACGAAATCCTTGAACGCCGAAGGCTTGAAGCCGAAGCTGCTCAAGCTCTCGAAGAAAAAGAACTTATCGAAGAAGAAAACTTTTTGGATGATCTCTAA